ACAGGTTAATGAACATGGCTAATTGATCTGGATTCAAGAGGCGATCGCTAATTACTACTGAGATCGTTATCACTAAGGAGAGGCAGTCATGGTCCAGACAATTCGAGCTGAAAGCCTTAATCTCCATGACGTAGAGGCGAAGTTCGGGTTGCAGCTCACAGTAGAGCCGCAATTTTTTACCGAGTGGTCAGAGGAGCTTCTAGAAATTTCAGCTTCAGAAAAACAAGCGCTAGACCGAGTGAAGGCGAGCTATCTCAATCTGGCTAAGTATCCCATGCTAGAAAACACCGTCAAAATGGTGGTGCTGTCTCCCTTGCTAGACTTAGCTGGTTTCTACCTACCACCCTTTCGCGTGACATCAGAGGAATCGGTCCAAGTCACTGCCGAAGATGAAGGAGTGCTGGTTCAGGGACGCATAGATGTATTGGTATTGCAAGAGCAGTTGTGGGTGCTAGCCATTGAGTCCAAACGAACTACCTTTTCTGTTTCTCTAGCTCTGCCGCAGCTCCTAGCCTATCTGCTGAGCAACCCAAGCTCTACTAAACCTGCTTTTGGCTTAATTACCAATGGCAGTGACTTCATCTTTGTCAAACTGGCCCAACAAGCCACGCCTCAGTACGCTCTCTCCAGGATCTTCTCTCTACTCAATCCAGGCAACGATTTATATGGCGTTTTGAGTACTTTAAAGCGATTGGCTCAACTGGCTACTTAGTGAAGACAGACCTTACCATATTCCTGATTTTGCTGCTATCAGATGAAGTTAAGCTGATTCAACAAAGAGCTAGTTACCTATGATGGATAGATAACGGTTCAGTTTTCATCCCCATGCAATTCATTGATCAGGCAGAAATTCAAGTTCAAGCTGGTAACGGCGGTGATGGTTTAGTCGCCTTCCGGCGTGAAAAGTATGTGCCCGCAGGGGGACCATCGGGCGGCAACGGTGGCAGAGGCGGCTCCGTGATTCTAAAGGCAGACCCGAACTTGCAAACTCTGCTTGACTTTAGATATGCGCACATCTTTAAAGCGGAAGATGGCGAACGGGGTGGCCGCAGTAACCGAACTGGAGCATCGGGAGAGGACAGGATCATTGAAGTACCTTGCGGCACGGTGATTTACGATGCGGTAACGGATGAAGTATTAGGCGACTTGATTACACCTGAGCAAACCTTTTGTGCTGCCCAAGGTGGCAAAGGGGGGCTAGGTAACAAGCACTTTCTCAGCAACCATAACCGTGCTCCCGAACGAGCTTTACCAGGTTTACCTGGCGAATCCCGCCTGTTACGGTTGGAGCTAAAGCTGCTAGCGGAAGTAGGAATCATTGGTTTACCCAATGCAGGCAAGTCTACTTTGATTTCGGTTTTATCTGCTGCCCGACCCAAAATTGCCAATTATCCCTTTACTACTTTGGTGCCTAACTTAGGAGTCGTCCGTAAACCAACGGGAGATGGCACTGTGTTTGCCGATATCCCTGGGTTGATTGAAGGAGCGCATCTAGGCACAGGTTTGGGCCACGACTTCTTACGCCATATTGAGCGGACTCGACTTTTGTTACACCTGATTGACAGCACCGCAGAAGATCCGATCGCGACTTATCAGACCATTCAGGATGAGTTACACGCCTACGGTCGAGGGTTAGGTGATCGTCTACAAATCATTGCCCTCAATAAGATCGACGCCATCCAAAACCAGGAAGAAGCCACACAAACCTTGGAGACGGTTGCAGCTCAGTTAAGAGAAATCAGTCAAGCACCTGTGTTTCTAATTTCTGCCGTAGCTCATATTGGTCTAGAGCCATTGTTGCAGGAGATTTGGCAAACTCTAGACCAAATGACGGCTATGGAAGCAGCAAGTCTCTCAGACAGCGTATCTGAGCATCCCTCAGACGATCTCTCTGAGAACTTCTCTGAGACTCTCTCTGAAAGCCTTATTGCTGATTAAACCCAGGTGCCTGGTTAAACGTGCCTGGCGCAGTGGGAGGCATTGAGCGAAATTGACCTGGAGCACCTGGAGCACTAGTGGGATTTCCCTGGGGCATGTTTACAGGCGGATTGGGCATAGCCATGCCTGCACCTGGAGGAATGTTGACCCCTGGCACAGTCCCATTTACAGCTCCCCCAGCTTGGCTGAGATTGTTGTAGGTCACGCGGGAAATTTGGCGAATTAACTCTGAGGCTTGCCCATCGTTGAAGGGACGTTTGACCAAAGCAGTAATGACATAGCGCTTACCATTGGGCATGTCAATTAAACCGACATCTCCAATCAGAGAACCAATATCTCCAGTTTTATGAGCAATGGTCGCGCCTTCTCCTAGACCGCGTGGCAGTAGGGTATCCGTAACGGTGCGCCGCATAATATCCAGCATCCGATCGCGCGATCGCATCGACACCAAATCTCCCTGATTCACCCAGGCCATCAAGGTGGCTAAATCTCTAGGACTGGTTGTATTGGTGCCTTGGAGATCAGGCAGGGCATTGTGAATCACTGTTGCGGTGAGGCCCCAAGATTGAAAGCGTTGGTTGAGGGCAGCCACTCCACCCAGGCGAGCAATCAGCATGTTGGTCGCTGTATTGTCGCTAATAGTAATCATTCTGTCGGCAGTTTCTAGGGCACTGAATTTTGTGCCTGGAGGTTGGTACTGCATATCGCCTGACCCGGAGCCAATTAACTCAGGCTTCATCGTCAGCGGCTCATCTAGGCGAATTTTGCCAGCATCTACATCTTGAAAGAAGGCCACTAAAACTGGAACTTTGATCGTGCTAGCAGCCGGAAAGACGGCAGTTCCATTCAGGTCTACGTAAGTTGATGTATCCAGATCGATCAGAAATACGCCTGGAGTTAAACCAGAGGTTTGTCTGGTCAGCCCTTGAATCTCGGCCTTGAGGGGGGCAGATTCTTGGCTTAACTTCAACGGCATAGGGGGTTTAGCTGAGTTACCCAGTTTTGCCTGTTGCTCAGTTGGGCTTTTAGCATTGATCGCAGTTTGGGAGGCTCCAGCCATAAAGCGGCTGGGGTCTAAGGTGGAGAGCAAAGTTCCAGCAATCACCCCAATGCCTAAGCCCAAGATCAATAGTCGAGTGCCATACAACAATGGTGAAACTGATCGCCGCAG
This window of the Trichocoleus desertorum ATA4-8-CV12 genome carries:
- a CDS encoding restriction endonuclease subunit R produces the protein MVQTIRAESLNLHDVEAKFGLQLTVEPQFFTEWSEELLEISASEKQALDRVKASYLNLAKYPMLENTVKMVVLSPLLDLAGFYLPPFRVTSEESVQVTAEDEGVLVQGRIDVLVLQEQLWVLAIESKRTTFSVSLALPQLLAYLLSNPSSTKPAFGLITNGSDFIFVKLAQQATPQYALSRIFSLLNPGNDLYGVLSTLKRLAQLAT
- the obgE gene encoding GTPase ObgE, encoding MQFIDQAEIQVQAGNGGDGLVAFRREKYVPAGGPSGGNGGRGGSVILKADPNLQTLLDFRYAHIFKAEDGERGGRSNRTGASGEDRIIEVPCGTVIYDAVTDEVLGDLITPEQTFCAAQGGKGGLGNKHFLSNHNRAPERALPGLPGESRLLRLELKLLAEVGIIGLPNAGKSTLISVLSAARPKIANYPFTTLVPNLGVVRKPTGDGTVFADIPGLIEGAHLGTGLGHDFLRHIERTRLLLHLIDSTAEDPIATYQTIQDELHAYGRGLGDRLQIIALNKIDAIQNQEEATQTLETVAAQLREISQAPVFLISAVAHIGLEPLLQEIWQTLDQMTAMEAASLSDSVSEHPSDDLSENFSETLSESLIAD
- a CDS encoding class A beta-lactamase-related serine hydrolase, encoding MAELKRKAAQRSQLRRSVSPLLYGTRLLILGLGIGVIAGTLLSTLDPSRFMAGASQTAINAKSPTEQQAKLGNSAKPPMPLKLSQESAPLKAEIQGLTRQTSGLTPGVFLIDLDTSTYVDLNGTAVFPAASTIKVPVLVAFFQDVDAGKIRLDEPLTMKPELIGSGSGDMQYQPPGTKFSALETADRMITISDNTATNMLIARLGGVAALNQRFQSWGLTATVIHNALPDLQGTNTTSPRDLATLMAWVNQGDLVSMRSRDRMLDIMRRTVTDTLLPRGLGEGATIAHKTGDIGSLIGDVGLIDMPNGKRYVITALVKRPFNDGQASELIRQISRVTYNNLSQAGGAVNGTVPGVNIPPGAGMAMPNPPVNMPQGNPTSAPGAPGQFRSMPPTAPGTFNQAPGFNQQ